The Thermodesulfobacteriota bacterium genome window below encodes:
- a CDS encoding AAA family ATPase, with protein sequence MAKRIEKLIIQGFRGATCPVEINFDTTKPIVMIFGENGTGKSSIVDAIDFVCNGELGSLTYRSSTSPKSHLPALGSDTKNLKIELSLDGRAWTAIFGKKGPEITGSPDRPTARILRRSIILDIVDAQPKERYEALQTFIAVPSVQRGEISLREALKRSEQELNEANRSVLQANESLETLWKAENSLGTDYWVWAKSESAKNPAALVAEIRAIDTTFKELSLCLQARTSFLDAETNNNAAKESLKKAKEIFAVAQAKAIGANESLINLLKDTEVYLKKNTDVKNCPVCEQIVDANQLQTRIANRLAEIKDAVELKKIVDTADKNVTDTFAIVQNQQLAFISAVKRLATSVKNSALPELMALGIDWSKFSHFLNPEPQSSEPATVMESRDLLKIFETCQTPLKIKHTNSSKSLAQLNAIKNHVNLVEEKKACAENLTNLSTKLSAMLEVVEKARKAYVTSILAAISGIVQDLYLEVHPDEGIGGIRFYLKPNVQGSLEFDGKFQSATEVPPQAYYSESHLDTLGVCIFLAFARHFHDGNTIVVLDDVVTSVDQAHVARFMNMLHTEAARYNQLIVTTHYRPWRERYRFARGPAANVQLVELLHWSLSRGIRHTKTKLAIDDLKALQMVEPLERQSVSSKAGILMESLLDHLALLYECKVPRKAEPDYTLGELTSCIPGKLRKVLKVQHMSQSNSSQEVVAEIAIESLLTEISSLSWIRNKVGCHWNLSGIEVSDAEVNEFVNLTIKFAESLICEHCGEIPRVEKSGSYHQCGCGRTRLYPCNNPD encoded by the coding sequence ATGGCAAAGCGAATTGAAAAACTTATTATTCAAGGTTTTCGAGGTGCCACTTGTCCCGTTGAAATTAATTTCGACACTACCAAGCCAATTGTCATGATCTTCGGTGAAAACGGCACAGGCAAGTCAAGCATTGTCGATGCCATTGACTTTGTCTGCAATGGGGAACTCGGTTCATTGACCTATCGAAGTTCTACCAGCCCAAAGAGTCACTTGCCAGCTCTTGGCAGTGACACTAAAAACCTTAAGATTGAGCTTTCGCTTGATGGTCGGGCATGGACCGCGATATTTGGAAAGAAAGGGCCGGAGATCACTGGATCCCCAGACCGTCCCACGGCCCGTATTTTGAGACGAAGTATAATTCTTGATATAGTAGATGCCCAACCCAAGGAACGCTATGAGGCGCTTCAGACATTCATTGCCGTTCCGAGCGTACAGAGGGGTGAAATTTCATTGCGGGAAGCATTGAAGAGGAGCGAGCAGGAATTGAACGAGGCAAATCGTTCGGTGCTGCAGGCGAATGAATCGTTAGAGACTTTATGGAAAGCAGAAAATAGTCTTGGTACGGATTATTGGGTATGGGCCAAGAGTGAGTCAGCCAAGAATCCCGCGGCCTTAGTTGCAGAAATCCGTGCTATCGACACAACTTTTAAAGAACTTTCTTTGTGCCTCCAGGCACGTACAAGTTTTCTCGATGCCGAAACAAATAACAATGCGGCAAAAGAATCGTTAAAGAAAGCGAAAGAGATTTTCGCCGTTGCCCAGGCAAAGGCAATAGGTGCAAATGAAAGTCTTATCAATTTACTTAAAGACACCGAAGTCTATCTTAAGAAAAATACGGACGTCAAGAATTGTCCCGTTTGTGAGCAGATTGTTGATGCCAACCAACTTCAAACAAGAATTGCCAATCGCCTTGCCGAGATTAAAGATGCTGTTGAGCTCAAGAAGATTGTTGATACTGCAGATAAGAATGTCACCGATACTTTTGCCATTGTACAAAATCAGCAACTGGCTTTTATTTCGGCAGTCAAGAGATTGGCAACTTCAGTGAAGAACTCTGCCCTTCCCGAGCTTATGGCGCTCGGGATCGACTGGTCAAAGTTTTCTCACTTCCTCAATCCCGAACCCCAATCTTCGGAGCCGGCGACAGTCATGGAGTCAAGAGATTTATTGAAAATCTTCGAAACTTGTCAAACACCGCTGAAGATTAAGCACACAAATTCCAGCAAATCTCTTGCCCAACTTAATGCCATCAAAAATCACGTTAATTTGGTCGAAGAGAAAAAAGCTTGCGCAGAGAATCTTACCAATCTTTCAACAAAGCTCTCGGCCATGTTGGAGGTTGTAGAAAAAGCCAGAAAGGCCTATGTAACGTCTATTCTGGCAGCAATTTCTGGAATTGTTCAGGATTTGTATTTGGAGGTTCATCCCGACGAGGGGATAGGCGGGATCCGCTTTTATCTTAAGCCCAACGTCCAAGGCTCTCTCGAGTTCGACGGAAAGTTCCAGTCCGCAACGGAAGTTCCTCCTCAAGCCTATTACAGCGAATCTCATCTGGATACATTGGGTGTTTGCATCTTCCTGGCGTTTGCAAGGCACTTTCATGACGGTAACACTATCGTTGTATTGGACGATGTTGTCACTTCTGTAGATCAAGCTCACGTGGCGCGATTCATGAATATGCTACACACAGAGGCTGCGCGGTATAACCAATTGATCGTCACAACCCACTACCGGCCCTGGCGAGAGAGATACCGATTTGCTCGCGGTCCTGCCGCCAATGTGCAACTTGTTGAACTTTTGCACTGGTCATTGTCTCGTGGAATACGGCATACTAAAACGAAACTCGCCATTGACGATCTAAAGGCACTACAGATGGTAGAGCCACTAGAACGCCAGTCCGTTTCTTCGAAAGCGGGTATTTTGATGGAGAGCCTGCTTGATCATCTCGCATTGCTGTATGAGTGTAAGGTGCCCAGAAAAGCCGAGCCTGATTATACTCTCGGCGAGCTCACAAGCTGTATTCCCGGCAAACTTCGAAAAGTGCTTAAAGTTCAACACATGTCGCAAAGCAACTCGTCTCAGGAAGTCGTCGCTGAGATCGCCATTGAAAGTCTTCTGACGGAAATTTCTTCCCTCAGCTGGATCCGTAATAAAGTGGGTTGTCATTGGAATCTTTCCGGTATCGAAGTGAGCGATGCTGAAGTAAATGAATTCGTAAACTTAACAATTAAGTTCGCCGAATCTTTGATCTGTGAGCACTGCGGGGAAA
- a CDS encoding helix-turn-helix domain-containing protein, which translates to MIRTEREYQEAQKRLLGDQEVMAAQRKRMGEIGLSEEDIEMAMEPAVSFHLQLKEEVEWYERVKSGDFQPIEYLNEVGHLLVGLRIYLGLSQKELAGRLGVSEAQVSRDEKNEYHGITLERAQKILEALKAGVELRVKKPSRRCA; encoded by the coding sequence ATGATACGGACAGAGAGAGAGTATCAGGAAGCGCAGAAGAGGCTTCTCGGCGATCAGGAGGTAATGGCCGCCCAGAGGAAGCGCATGGGAGAGATCGGGCTCTCGGAAGAGGATATCGAGATGGCCATGGAGCCTGCCGTGTCTTTTCATCTTCAGCTCAAGGAAGAAGTCGAATGGTATGAGCGGGTGAAAAGCGGTGACTTTCAGCCTATTGAGTACCTCAATGAAGTGGGTCACCTCCTTGTGGGACTGAGGATTTACCTCGGCTTAAGCCAGAAAGAGCTCGCCGGCCGTCTTGGCGTATCAGAGGCCCAAGTTTCCCGTGACGAGAAAAATGAGTATCATGGGATCACCCTTGAGCGGGCGCAGAAAATTCTGGAGGCACTTAAAGCCGGTGTCGAGCTGCGGGTAAAGAAGCCCTCACGCCGGTGCGCGTAA
- a CDS encoding nucleotidyltransferase domain-containing protein: MRYSSAVPYAMDFVSFVLEHLEPGRIEAIRAVILFGSGARGELRKKSDIDIFFEASGDLAALESEIERYAEDFYASVKYRDYWKLKGSTQHFSCHVGNADVWKSLYPALVADGIVLYGKYASSDAQGKTGVLFFWDTAPSYNKRINLFRTLYGYKARGKTYPGLLGKTGGEKLTRGCILVPLESHKIIDEFFKKLGVTAKKLFASFY, translated from the coding sequence ATGAGATATAGCAGCGCGGTTCCCTATGCCATGGATTTTGTGTCCTTTGTGCTTGAGCACCTGGAGCCGGGGCGCATCGAGGCGATAAGAGCGGTGATTCTTTTCGGATCGGGCGCGAGAGGGGAGCTCAGGAAAAAAAGCGATATTGATATCTTTTTTGAGGCCTCCGGCGATCTGGCTGCCCTGGAGAGTGAGATTGAGCGGTATGCCGAGGACTTCTATGCGTCGGTAAAATACCGCGATTACTGGAAGCTCAAAGGCTCTACTCAACACTTCAGCTGCCATGTGGGAAACGCCGATGTCTGGAAAAGCCTCTACCCTGCCCTTGTGGCTGACGGCATCGTGCTCTATGGCAAGTATGCCTCTTCCGATGCGCAGGGGAAGACCGGGGTGCTTTTCTTCTGGGACACTGCGCCCTCATATAACAAGCGCATCAATCTATTCAGGACCCTTTACGGCTATAAGGCCCGTGGGAAAACCTATCCAGGCCTGCTCGGGAAGACGGGAGGCGAGAAGCTCACCAGAGGGTGTATTCTCGTCCCATTGGAGTCCCACAAGATAATCGATGAGTTTTTCAAGAAACTTGGAGTGACGGCGAAAAAGCTTTTTGCCTCGTTCTATTGA